From Scylla paramamosain isolate STU-SP2022 unplaced genomic scaffold, ASM3559412v1 Contig3, whole genome shotgun sequence, a single genomic window includes:
- the LOC135096162 gene encoding gastrula zinc finger protein XlCGF57.1-like — protein sequence MEDVTSCSSSRNSWEQQATPGVRTYTCDHCGKVCSTKAAIARHVLSHAGKTRLRGRSGPTEHTATHTGGRNHKCDHCGKTFARKSHLSSHILTHTGERKFQCLECGKRFTLKGDLHRHILTHTGERKFQCLECGKRFTLKSNLNTHILTHTGERKFQCLECGKRFTRKGHLDRHILTHTGERKFQCLECGKRFIRKGHLDTHILTHTGERKFQCLECGKRFTLKSSLDTHILTHTGERKFQCLECGKRFIRKDSLDTHILTHTGERKFQCLECRKRFTLKGDLNRHILTHTGERKFQCLECGKRFIQKGHLDTHILTHTGERKFQCLECGERFIRKGHLDTHILTHTGERKFQCLECGERFIRKGHLDTHILTHTGERKFQCLECGKRFTLKSSLDTHILTHTGERKFQCLECGKRFTRKDSLDRHVLTHTGERKF from the coding sequence ATGGAGGATGTGACgtcatgcagcagcagcaggaacagctgGGAGCAGCAGGCGACCCCAGGCGTGAGGACCTATACTTGTGACCACTGCGGCAAAGTGTGCTCCACCAAGGCTGCCATTGCCAGACACGTCCTCTCCCATGCCGGCAAGACAAGGctgagaggcaggagtggccCCACTGAACACACTGCCACCCACACTGGCGGCAGGAACCACAAGTGTGACCACTGTGGGAAGACATTTGCCCGGAAGAGTCATCTCtcctcacacatcctcacccacactggggagagaaagttccagtgcctggagtgtgggaaaagatttaccctgaAAGGTGATCTtcacagacacatcctcacccacactggggagagaaagttccagtgcctggagtgtgggaaaagatttaccctgaaaagtaatcttaacacacacattctcacccacactggggagagaaagttccagtgcctggagtgtgggaaaagatttacccggaaAGGCCAtcttgacagacacatcctcacccacactggggagagaaagttccagtgcctggagtgtgggaaaagatttatccGGAAAGGccatcttgacacacacatcctcacccacactggggagagaaagttccagtgcctggagtgtgggaaaagatttaccctgaaaagtagtcttgacacacacatcctcacccacactggggagagaaagttccagtgcctggagtgtgggaaaagatttatccGTAAGGattcccttgacacacacatcctcacccacactggggagagaaagttccagtgcctggagtgtagGAAAAGATTCACCCTGAAAGGTGATCttaacagacacatcctcacccacactggggagagaaagttccagtgcctggagtgtgggaaaagatttatccagaaaggccatcttgacacacacatcctcacccacactggggagagaaagttccagtgcctggagtgtggggaAAGATTTATCCGGAAAGGccatcttgacacacacatcctcacccacactggggagagaaagttccagtgcctggagtgtggggaAAGATTTATCCGGAAAGGccatcttgacacacacatcctcacccacactggggagagaaagttccagtgcctggagtgtgggaaaagatttaccctgaaaagtagtcttgacacacacatcctcacccacactggggagagaaagttccagtgcctggagtgtgggaaaagatttaccaggAAGGATTCCCTTGACAGACAtgtcctcacccacactggggagagaaagttctag